One part of the Algibacter sp. L1A34 genome encodes these proteins:
- a CDS encoding CoA transferase subunit A translates to MINKKVANVDTALKGVKDNMTFMLGGFGLSGIPENAIAKLVNLGVKGLTCISNNAGVDNFGLGLLLQKKQIKKMISSYVGENDEFERQMLSGELDVELIPQGTLAERCRAAQAGFPAIYTPAGYGTEVSEGKETREFDGKMYVLEYAFKADFAFVKAWKGDAAGNLIFKGTARNFNPNMCGAAKITVAEVEELVPLGTLDPNQIHIPGIFVQRIFQGEHYEKRIEHRTVRQRT, encoded by the coding sequence ATGATAAATAAAAAAGTAGCCAATGTTGATACGGCTCTAAAGGGTGTGAAGGATAATATGACTTTTATGCTTGGTGGATTTGGACTTAGCGGTATACCCGAAAATGCCATAGCTAAATTGGTTAACCTTGGCGTTAAGGGTTTAACTTGTATTTCTAATAATGCGGGTGTTGATAATTTTGGTTTAGGCTTACTCCTTCAGAAAAAGCAAATTAAAAAAATGATATCCTCTTATGTTGGAGAAAATGATGAGTTTGAACGTCAAATGCTTTCTGGAGAACTCGATGTTGAACTCATTCCGCAAGGTACCTTAGCTGAAAGATGTCGAGCAGCTCAAGCTGGATTTCCTGCTATTTATACACCTGCAGGTTATGGAACAGAAGTATCCGAAGGTAAAGAAACTCGTGAATTCGATGGTAAAATGTATGTTTTAGAATATGCGTTTAAAGCCGATTTTGCTTTCGTTAAGGCGTGGAAAGGCGACGCTGCCGGTAATCTAATTTTTAAGGGAACCGCACGTAATTTCAATCCAAATATGTGTGGTGCTGCTAAAATTACTGTTGCTGAGGTTGAGGAATTAGTACCGTTAGGAACCTTAGATCCTAATCAAATTCATATTCCAGGTATTTTTGTACAGCGTATTTTTCAGGGTGAACATTATGAGAAACGTATCGAGCACCGCACGGTAAGACAGCGTACTTAG
- a CDS encoding penicillin-binding protein 1A encodes MAKAKKETNTVQDFTKYVRWFWLIFLGGIFSIVLVFLLASWGVFGEMPDHTVLENPKTNLATEIISSDGQTLGKFYFNDNRTPVGYNELPQYLVNALIATEDARFKDHSGIDAKGTLRAILTLGSGGGASTISQQLAKQLFHGEGSKNIIERVLQKVKEWIIAIRLERQYTKEEIIAQYFNIYDFLNNADGIRSASRIYFGKEPMELDLKESAMLVGMFKNSSLFNPRKRVELTKTRRNVVLAQMEKYDFISEAVKDSLQKTDLDLNYSPESHREGIATYFRGYLDGFMKNWIKDNPKPDGTKYNLYNDGLKIYTTIDSRMQKHAEDAVQEHMPRLQAEFFHQNTPERNPTAPFLDLDKNEIASLLRRGMKQSERWRHLKYDLKKSDKEIEDSFNKPAEMSVFAWREGKASEIDTIMKPIDSMRYYKSFLRTGMMSMDPQTGHVKAWVGGINYRHFQYDMVNQGKRQIGSTFKPFVYTAAMDQLHLSPCDELPDTPFCIEANKYGNPEAWCPKNSGGEYGGTRTLKNALANSVNTITAQLIDKVGPQTVIDLVRKLGIESDIPAVPSIALGTPDISVYEMVGAYSTFANQGVYTKPVMVTTIADKNGTILYQFKPETRDVLSAETAYVTVKLMEGVTQSGSGARLRGKGRDSYRADYREVITGYPYEFTNPIAGKTGTTQNQSDGWFMGMVPNLVTGVWVGAEDRAAHFPSITYGQGAAMALPIWGVYMKSCYGDKHLEISKSDFQKPKNLSINVDCSKVEETGDADQQDTDTPQDLDF; translated from the coding sequence ATGGCAAAAGCAAAAAAAGAAACAAATACAGTTCAGGATTTTACAAAATACGTTCGATGGTTTTGGTTGATATTCTTAGGAGGAATTTTCTCCATTGTTTTAGTGTTTTTATTAGCATCATGGGGTGTTTTTGGCGAAATGCCAGATCACACAGTGCTAGAAAACCCTAAAACAAATTTAGCAACCGAAATTATTTCTTCAGATGGACAAACACTGGGGAAATTCTATTTTAATGATAACAGAACACCTGTTGGTTATAATGAGTTACCACAATATTTGGTGAATGCTTTAATAGCAACAGAAGATGCACGTTTTAAAGATCACTCTGGTATTGATGCCAAAGGAACTTTACGTGCAATTTTGACGCTTGGTAGCGGTGGAGGAGCAAGTACTATTTCTCAACAATTGGCAAAGCAGTTATTTCATGGTGAAGGTTCAAAAAATATTATAGAGCGTGTTTTGCAAAAAGTAAAAGAATGGATCATTGCTATTCGTTTAGAACGTCAATATACCAAAGAAGAGATTATTGCGCAATACTTCAATATTTACGATTTTTTAAATAATGCCGATGGTATTCGTAGTGCTTCGCGTATTTATTTTGGAAAAGAGCCAATGGAATTAGATTTAAAAGAATCTGCTATGCTAGTCGGGATGTTTAAAAATTCATCTTTATTCAATCCAAGAAAAAGAGTAGAGCTTACAAAAACACGTAGAAATGTGGTGTTGGCTCAAATGGAGAAATACGATTTTATATCGGAAGCAGTAAAAGATTCTCTGCAAAAAACAGATTTAGATTTAAATTATTCTCCAGAGTCGCATCGAGAAGGTATAGCAACTTATTTTAGAGGGTATTTAGATGGTTTTATGAAAAATTGGATTAAAGATAATCCGAAACCAGACGGCACAAAATATAATTTATACAACGACGGATTAAAAATTTACACCACCATCGATTCACGTATGCAAAAGCATGCAGAAGATGCAGTGCAAGAACATATGCCAAGATTACAAGCTGAGTTTTTTCATCAAAACACACCAGAACGTAACCCAACAGCACCGTTTCTAGATCTTGATAAAAATGAAATAGCATCTTTATTAAGACGAGGTATGAAACAGTCTGAACGTTGGAGACATCTTAAATACGACTTAAAAAAATCGGATAAAGAAATTGAAGATTCGTTTAATAAGCCAGCAGAAATGTCTGTTTTTGCATGGAGAGAAGGTAAAGCATCGGAAATAGATACTATCATGAAACCCATAGATTCTATGCGTTATTATAAGTCTTTTTTACGTACAGGTATGATGTCTATGGATCCGCAAACGGGCCATGTTAAAGCTTGGGTAGGTGGTATAAACTATCGCCATTTTCAATACGATATGGTAAACCAAGGTAAGCGTCAAATTGGTTCTACTTTTAAACCTTTTGTTTATACAGCGGCTATGGATCAGTTACATTTATCGCCTTGCGATGAGTTGCCAGATACTCCATTCTGTATAGAAGCCAATAAATATGGTAATCCAGAAGCTTGGTGTCCTAAAAACTCAGGTGGTGAATATGGTGGAACGCGTACGTTGAAAAATGCTTTGGCAAATTCAGTAAATACAATTACAGCACAATTAATTGATAAGGTTGGGCCACAAACGGTTATAGATTTGGTTAGAAAGTTAGGGATTGAATCAGATATTCCTGCGGTACCTTCAATAGCGTTAGGAACGCCAGATATTAGTGTATACGAAATGGTTGGCGCATATTCTACATTTGCAAATCAAGGTGTTTATACCAAACCAGTAATGGTTACTACAATTGCCGATAAAAACGGAACTATTTTATATCAATTTAAGCCTGAAACTAGAGATGTTTTAAGTGCAGAAACCGCTTATGTTACCGTAAAACTTATGGAAGGTGTAACGCAATCTGGTTCTGGTGCAAGATTAAGGGGGAAAGGTAGAGATTCTTACAGAGCAGATTATAGAGAAGTTATTACAGGATATCCATACGAATTTACAAACCCAATTGCTGGTAAAACCGGAACAACGCAAAACCAAAGTGATGGTTGGTTTATGGGGATGGTACCAAATTTAGTAACAGGTGTTTGGGTTGGAGCAGAAGATAGAGCGGCACATTTCCCATCTATAACTTATGGACAAGGTGCTGCTATGGCGTTACCTATTTGGGGAGTTTATATGAAGAGTTGCTACGGTGATAAACATTTAGAAATTTCAAAATCCGATTTTCAAAAGCCTAAAAACCTATCTATAAATGTAGATTGTTCTAAAGTTGAAGAGACAGGTGATGCGGATCAACAAGATACTGATACTCCTCAGGATTTAGATTTTTAG
- a CDS encoding CvpA family protein, producing the protein MGVIDIVLGALILFGLVRGFMKGLFVEVASLVALVAGVYGAIHFSDFAAEFLQTKTDWNEKTISITAFAVTFVVIILIISLAGKALTKLADFAALGVINKLAGGVFGALKIAVILSVVLIIFDRMNSTITFIDEENMDDSVLYEPVKSLVPMIFPNILSLKEDSENEETEI; encoded by the coding sequence ATGGGTGTTATTGATATTGTTTTAGGTGCTTTAATTCTATTTGGGTTGGTTCGTGGTTTTATGAAAGGGCTTTTTGTTGAGGTTGCTTCTTTAGTTGCTTTGGTTGCCGGTGTTTATGGCGCCATACATTTTAGCGATTTTGCGGCCGAGTTTTTGCAAACTAAAACCGATTGGAATGAGAAAACCATTAGCATAACGGCTTTTGCAGTAACTTTTGTAGTTATCATTTTAATTATTTCATTGGCAGGAAAGGCGCTAACCAAATTAGCCGATTTTGCAGCACTTGGTGTTATTAATAAATTAGCTGGTGGTGTTTTTGGTGCCTTAAAAATAGCAGTTATTTTAAGTGTAGTTTTAATAATTTTTGATAGAATGAATAGTACAATTACTTTTATAGATGAAGAAAATATGGACGACTCTGTACTTTATGAGCCTGTAAAATCGTTGGTGCCTATGATTTTTCCAAATATTTTAAGTCTGAAAGAAGATAGCGAAAACGAAGAAACTGAAATTTAG
- a CDS encoding gliding motility lipoprotein GldH, with translation MACVFTSCDSNRVFDEYQSVPNTWNKENVISFNVKPTDSVTPYNLFVNLRNTNAYKFNNIFLIVEMVNPNGKIQKDTLEYKMAEPSGKLLGTGYTDVKENKLWYKEGFVFNEAGDYKVKIQQAMRERGKVNGVVNLEGITDVGFRIENPTIQ, from the coding sequence ATGGCATGTGTATTTACATCATGCGATTCTAATCGTGTTTTCGATGAATATCAATCTGTTCCAAATACTTGGAATAAGGAGAATGTGATTAGTTTTAATGTAAAACCAACCGATTCTGTTACGCCCTATAATCTATTTGTAAATCTTAGAAATACAAATGCTTATAAATTTAACAACATATTTTTAATTGTTGAAATGGTAAACCCGAATGGGAAAATTCAAAAAGACACATTGGAATATAAAATGGCCGAACCTAGCGGGAAACTATTAGGTACAGGTTATACAGATGTAAAAGAAAATAAACTTTGGTATAAAGAAGGTTTTGTTTTTAATGAAGCTGGCGATTATAAGGTGAAAATACAACAAGCTATGCGCGAACGCGGAAAAGTGAACGGTGTTGTAAACCTAGAAGGTATAACCGATGTTGGCTTTAGAATAGAAAACCCTACAATACAATAA
- a CDS encoding stage 0 sporulation family protein, which translates to MACASCSTKDGSPSGCKNNGTCGTDSCNKLTVFDWLANMSLPNGEKPFDWVEVRFKNGRKDYYKNTENLTLSIGDIVGTQAQSGHDIGMVTLSGELVRVQMKRKNVSVTPDEVLKIYRKASQKDIDIWQAARDKEEPMKVRARQFAIDLKLQMKISDIEFQGDASKATFYYTAEERVDFRELIKVFAREFRTRIEMKQVGFRQEASRLGGIGSCGRELCCSTWLTDFRSVSTSAARYQQLSLNPQKLAGQCGKLKCCLNYELDTYLDALKSFPKTDIKLKTGKGTAVCQKTDIFKGHMWYAYEGEWMNWHKITTEQANEIIEANKKNEPIASLEEYALDVLEDVKTEFENVVGQDSLTRFDSPKGNNKRKNNKRKPNQSGNQNSNKKPNPNQKKRNPNQKRQNPNQKNQNSNQSGEGTQKAAPKRTPKKRATGAGGDNPKNTAKPNSNPNQNNRNRNNKRKPKPQNNNNATE; encoded by the coding sequence ATGGCTTGCGCAAGTTGCTCAACAAAAGACGGCTCTCCTAGTGGCTGCAAAAATAATGGAACCTGTGGTACAGATAGTTGCAATAAATTAACCGTTTTCGATTGGTTAGCAAATATGTCACTTCCAAATGGTGAAAAACCATTTGATTGGGTAGAAGTTCGTTTTAAAAACGGACGAAAAGACTACTACAAAAATACCGAAAATTTAACATTAAGTATTGGTGATATTGTAGGAACTCAAGCGCAATCTGGTCATGATATTGGTATGGTTACCCTTTCGGGAGAATTGGTACGGGTACAAATGAAACGTAAAAATGTTTCGGTAACTCCAGATGAAGTTTTAAAAATTTACAGAAAAGCAAGTCAGAAAGATATTGATATTTGGCAAGCTGCCCGTGATAAAGAAGAACCTATGAAGGTTCGCGCACGCCAGTTTGCAATAGATTTGAAACTCCAAATGAAAATTTCGGATATCGAATTTCAAGGTGATGCTAGTAAAGCCACTTTTTATTATACCGCTGAAGAACGCGTAGATTTCCGTGAACTTATAAAAGTTTTTGCTCGTGAATTTAGAACACGAATAGAAATGAAGCAAGTTGGTTTCCGCCAGGAAGCATCAAGACTTGGTGGTATTGGCTCTTGTGGCCGCGAATTATGTTGCTCTACATGGTTAACAGATTTTAGATCGGTAAGTACATCGGCAGCGCGATACCAACAATTATCTCTTAATCCGCAGAAATTAGCAGGGCAATGTGGTAAATTAAAATGCTGTTTAAATTACGAATTAGATACGTATTTAGATGCTTTAAAAAGTTTTCCAAAAACAGATATTAAACTTAAAACGGGTAAAGGAACTGCGGTTTGTCAAAAAACAGACATTTTCAAAGGCCACATGTGGTATGCTTATGAAGGTGAATGGATGAATTGGCATAAAATTACTACGGAGCAAGCCAATGAAATTATTGAAGCAAATAAAAAGAACGAACCTATTGCTAGCTTAGAAGAATATGCATTAGACGTTTTAGAAGATGTTAAAACAGAGTTCGAAAATGTAGTTGGTCAAGATAGTTTAACACGTTTCGATAGTCCAAAAGGTAATAATAAACGTAAAAATAATAAAAGGAAACCAAACCAGAGCGGGAATCAGAATTCTAATAAGAAACCGAATCCTAATCAGAAAAAAAGGAATCCTAATCAAAAGAGACAGAACCCTAATCAGAAGAATCAGAATTCTAATCAAAGTGGTGAAGGAACTCAAAAAGCAGCTCCAAAAAGGACTCCTAAGAAGAGGGCTACTGGTGCTGGTGGTGATAATCCAAAAAATACGGCTAAACCTAACAGTAACCCTAATCAGAATAACCGAAACCGGAATAATAAAAGAAAACCAAAACCGCAAAATAATAACAATGCTACCGAATAA